One Acidobacteriota bacterium DNA segment encodes these proteins:
- a CDS encoding glycosyltransferase, which produces MNAPLRVGYILKMFPRLSETFVMNELLELERQGADVSVFSLMHPGDGRFHGRLSDLRLTAKYYTSQKPESYWDAIHRLPPELTTPFERWHHAIGFLRRYETPRDLEFLLRALMIASEVRARGIQHLHAHFATISTRMATVVGMLTGVPFSFTAHAKDIFRDTVNRDLFSEMVRRSAFCVTVSDFNRAFILEHTPNIDASKVHRLYNGVDLTQLTSTEDSRSDDVPHIVSVGRLVPKKGFDDLLRALRRVKDDGIRFCVTIAGGGDEWDRLHAIRTELDLEDEVSMPGALPHERVIDLLREADLIALACVPDADGNMDALPTVLLEALALGVPIVSTRLTGIPEIVDDETGVLVTPGDVAALARAIRSVVERSREHTGMQDSCRARAGQLFDLSLNVAELHGRFRRNARVQVST; this is translated from the coding sequence ATGAACGCCCCGCTTCGTGTGGGCTACATCCTGAAAATGTTCCCGCGGCTGTCCGAAACGTTCGTCATGAACGAATTGTTGGAGCTCGAGCGGCAGGGCGCTGACGTATCCGTATTCAGCCTGATGCACCCCGGAGACGGACGATTTCATGGACGGCTCTCCGACCTGCGTTTGACCGCGAAGTACTATACGTCGCAGAAGCCCGAATCGTACTGGGACGCGATTCACCGGCTCCCCCCGGAACTCACGACGCCATTCGAACGTTGGCACCATGCGATCGGTTTTCTGCGACGTTACGAAACGCCTCGAGATCTCGAATTCCTGCTACGAGCGTTGATGATCGCGAGCGAGGTGCGAGCCCGAGGCATTCAACATCTTCACGCGCACTTCGCGACGATCTCCACGCGGATGGCGACGGTCGTTGGAATGCTGACGGGTGTACCGTTTTCTTTCACTGCCCACGCAAAGGATATTTTTCGCGATACGGTGAACCGCGATCTGTTTTCTGAAATGGTTCGGCGCAGTGCGTTCTGCGTAACAGTCAGCGACTTCAACCGTGCGTTCATACTGGAACACACGCCTAACATCGATGCCAGCAAGGTACATCGGCTATACAACGGTGTGGACCTAACGCAACTAACGTCCACGGAAGACTCGCGTTCCGACGACGTTCCTCACATCGTCAGTGTGGGACGACTCGTACCAAAGAAGGGATTCGACGATCTGCTTCGTGCGCTTCGTCGCGTCAAGGACGATGGCATTCGCTTTTGCGTGACGATTGCCGGTGGCGGGGACGAGTGGGATCGTTTACACGCGATACGAACAGAATTGGATCTGGAAGACGAAGTCTCGATGCCAGGGGCACTTCCTCACGAGCGTGTCATTGATCTTTTGCGCGAAGCGGATCTGATTGCTCTGGCGTGCGTGCCCGATGCCGACGGCAATATGGACGCCTTGCCGACCGTATTACTCGAGGCGCTGGCTCTCGGGGTCCCGATTGTTTCCACTCGGCTGACGGGTATCCCCGAGATCGTCGATGACGAGACGGGAGTCCTCGTTACCCCGGGTGACGTTGCCGCCCTTGCTCGCGCTATTCGTTCTGTGGTCGAGAGAAGTCGCGAGCATACAGGAATGCAGGATTCTTGTCGCGCACGAGCCGGGCAACTGTTCGACCTATCGCTAAACGTCGCTGAACTTCACGGGCGATTCCGTCGCAACGCGCGAGTACAGGTATCCACGTGA